The uncultured Desulfuromonas sp. genome has a segment encoding these proteins:
- a CDS encoding multidrug effflux MFS transporter, giving the protein MKISVENHKALYITYLALLAATPPLSTDMYLSALPQIAASWGVGKDLINLTLVLWFASFSVSILISGSLSDKYGRKPVLLWGLGLFVGTSFLCAFAQSAHQLILFRVFQGIGAGAPSSIVLAIIRDRFTGKERHQAIAYVMTIVAVAPMVAPIMGAMLLEFFNWRFIFIMQGIMVSITLLITFTFNETLQDRLNISLKRLMTRYSIHFRNREFMFASISMGILVLPFFGYIAFSPIYYISIHGLSEKMFSLLFGLNALSSMSGAYASSHIVKWISDKGVITLSICGCLIGGIGVTLLGSTHFLYFFAFMALFSFCTGISRPISGNLILGLVKTDVGSASSFLVFYQFISGALCMAFVTQQWSHPVAVYGGLIVVVSFLVLILWARIAPQINPIH; this is encoded by the coding sequence ATGAAAATATCTGTTGAGAATCATAAAGCGCTCTATATTACCTACCTTGCTCTCCTGGCAGCGACGCCTCCTCTATCGACAGACATGTACCTGTCCGCTTTGCCGCAGATCGCAGCCTCCTGGGGTGTTGGTAAGGATTTGATCAACCTGACTCTGGTGCTCTGGTTTGCGTCGTTCAGCGTGTCTATCCTGATTTCAGGCTCACTGTCGGACAAGTATGGGCGCAAGCCAGTCCTTTTATGGGGGTTGGGACTATTTGTCGGCACCTCGTTTCTCTGTGCCTTTGCTCAATCCGCCCATCAACTGATCCTGTTTCGGGTGTTTCAGGGCATTGGCGCCGGTGCGCCCTCCTCCATTGTCCTGGCGATCATCCGTGATCGTTTTACCGGAAAAGAACGTCATCAGGCCATTGCCTATGTCATGACCATTGTTGCCGTTGCACCCATGGTGGCGCCGATCATGGGTGCCATGCTGCTCGAATTTTTCAACTGGCGGTTCATTTTCATCATGCAGGGAATCATGGTCTCGATCACCCTGCTGATTACATTTACGTTTAACGAAACGCTGCAGGACCGACTCAACATCAGCCTGAAACGGCTGATGACCCGCTACAGCATCCACTTTCGCAACAGGGAGTTCATGTTCGCCAGTATCAGCATGGGCATTCTGGTGCTGCCTTTTTTCGGTTACATCGCCTTCTCGCCGATCTATTACATCAGTATCCATGGCCTGTCGGAAAAAATGTTCAGCCTGCTGTTCGGACTCAATGCCCTGAGTTCCATGTCGGGAGCGTATGCGTCCTCCCACATTGTCAAATGGATCAGCGATAAAGGGGTGATTACCCTGTCAATCTGTGGTTGTCTCATCGGCGGAATCGGCGTCACCCTGTTGGGGTCAACGCATTTCCTTTACTTTTTTGCCTTTATGGCGCTGTTTTCCTTTTGCACCGGCATCAGCCGACCGATCAGCGGCAACCTGATTCTCGGTTTGGTGAAAACCGATGTCGGCTCCGCCTCTTCTTTTCTGGTGTTCTATCAGTTCATCTCCGGAGCCTTGTGCATGGCTTTTGTCACTCAGCAATGGAGCCACCCGGTCGCGGTCTATGGCGGACTGATCGTGGTTGTGTCGTTTTTGGTGCTGATACTCTGGGCACGCATTGCCCCACAGATCAATCCGATTCATTGA
- a CDS encoding SDR family oxidoreductase, translating to MSSQPCTVLITGATGYIGRRLKDRLLRRQDLSVRLLVRNANKVRPDVRHKLTVVQGDTFDEASLDRALDTVDVAFYLIHSMAAGKDYAERDRSSADNFRKACIRAGVKRIIYLGGLGDKQTASEHLLSRIETGEHLSAEPDKIQTLWFRAGVIIGAGSASFEIIHHLTQKLPIMLTPRWVTTRTQPIAVDDVLSYLEQAICVEIQGNAQIDIGTQATDFRGLMEQAARSMALQRQLIRVPLLSPRLSSYWLTLLTPVPYSVASALIEGLKSETLARNDNARRYFPDLQPITLDDAFKRALQEIEENHVLSRWCDSSAEGTCDISGKDSTSQALLRDRRIFSFDPALQHDVFESFCSIGGDSGWGAYDPLWHVRGLIDKLLGGVGLSRGRREPVALRIGDALDFWKVVDLQPDKRLLLVAQMKLPGKGWLEFVMDDGTLIQTAYFYPEGLWGRLYWYSVLPFHFFVFRGLGRRIIAKAKAK from the coding sequence ATGTCCTCGCAACCATGCACTGTTTTAATTACCGGAGCCACCGGCTACATTGGTCGTCGGTTGAAAGACCGTTTGCTGAGACGTCAGGACCTCAGCGTGCGTCTGCTGGTTCGCAACGCCAATAAGGTTCGCCCGGATGTTCGTCATAAGTTGACCGTCGTTCAAGGGGACACGTTTGACGAGGCCTCTCTGGACCGTGCTTTAGACACGGTTGATGTGGCGTTTTACCTGATTCATTCTATGGCCGCAGGAAAAGATTATGCCGAACGGGACAGGTCAAGCGCGGACAATTTTCGTAAGGCGTGCATTCGCGCGGGCGTTAAACGGATCATTTACCTGGGAGGTCTCGGCGATAAACAGACGGCCAGCGAACACCTGCTCAGCCGTATCGAAACGGGGGAACACCTCAGTGCCGAGCCTGATAAAATCCAGACCCTGTGGTTTCGTGCCGGAGTCATTATCGGAGCCGGCAGCGCCAGCTTTGAAATTATCCACCATTTGACGCAAAAATTGCCCATCATGTTGACGCCGCGCTGGGTCACGACCAGAACCCAGCCGATTGCCGTCGATGATGTGCTCTCTTATCTTGAGCAGGCGATCTGTGTCGAGATTCAGGGCAATGCCCAGATCGACATCGGCACGCAGGCCACGGATTTTCGTGGGCTGATGGAACAGGCCGCGCGCAGCATGGCGCTTCAACGCCAACTGATCCGTGTCCCCCTGCTCAGTCCGCGACTTTCCTCCTACTGGCTGACGCTACTCACCCCAGTTCCCTACAGCGTCGCTTCTGCACTGATTGAAGGCTTAAAATCGGAAACACTGGCGCGCAATGACAACGCACGGCGCTACTTTCCCGATCTTCAGCCGATTACGCTGGATGACGCCTTTAAACGGGCTCTACAGGAGATCGAAGAGAATCACGTTCTCAGTCGCTGGTGCGACAGCAGTGCCGAAGGAACCTGCGATATTTCAGGAAAGGATTCAACCAGTCAGGCGTTACTACGCGACCGACGTATCTTTTCTTTTGATCCGGCCCTGCAACACGATGTGTTTGAAAGCTTTTGTTCCATTGGCGGCGACAGCGGCTGGGGGGCCTACGATCCTCTCTGGCATGTGCGTGGATTGATCGACAAACTGCTGGGTGGCGTCGGACTGAGCCGGGGGCGGCGTGAACCGGTGGCCCTACGTATCGGCGATGCCCTGGATTTCTGGAAGGTGGTCGATCTCCAACCGGATAAGCGGCTGTTATTGGTTGCCCAGATGAAGCTGCCGGGAAAAGGCTGGCTGGAATTTGTCATGGATGACGGCACGCTGATTCAAACGGCTTATTTTTATCCGGAAGGATTATGGGGAAGACTCTACTGGTACAGTGTCCTGCCGTTTCATTTTTTTGTTTTTCGCGGTCTCGGGCGCCGGATCATTGCCAAAGCCAAAGCCAAATGA
- a CDS encoding SRPBCC family protein: protein MKTYILERQQELPLTINACWEFFSSPQNLSTITPDWLNFSICSDPVDEIYAGQMIEYRVTPLANLSWRWLTEITHVAPPFFFVDEQRSGPYRLWHHQHHFKATETGTLMTDIVHYQLPFAIVGQCCHGLVAGKLQQIFDYRAQSLSQRFPKNEEFPD from the coding sequence ATGAAAACGTACATTCTTGAAAGACAACAAGAACTGCCCCTGACGATAAACGCCTGTTGGGAGTTTTTTTCCAGTCCGCAAAACTTGTCCACAATCACTCCCGACTGGCTCAACTTCTCCATCTGTTCCGATCCGGTCGATGAGATCTATGCGGGGCAGATGATTGAATACCGTGTTACGCCGCTAGCCAATCTATCCTGGCGCTGGCTTACTGAGATCACCCATGTTGCTCCGCCGTTCTTCTTTGTCGATGAACAACGCAGCGGTCCTTATCGTCTTTGGCATCATCAGCACCATTTTAAAGCAACAGAAACCGGGACCCTCATGACAGATATCGTGCACTATCAACTTCCCTTCGCTATAGTGGGACAATGCTGTCATGGTCTGGTCGCCGGAAAATTGCAGCAGATTTTCGATTACCGAGCCCAGAGCTTGAGCCAACGTTTTCCAAAAAACGAAGAGTTTCCTGACTGA
- a CDS encoding EFR1 family ferrodoxin (N-terminal region resembles flavodoxins. C-terminal ferrodoxin region binds two 4Fe-4S clusters.), giving the protein MIEHRIVFLSPAGTTALSADMIADALRRHQVPFKVVSLNHRYQAVKNGEIFKDWPKQCCLWIGTPVYCDHALPIIDAFIDALPQGTTGYSIPFATWGGVTSGTTLMELAQRLEKNHYPAIAAAKILAVHSCMWKCDSPLASGHPAQQEADLLESLVRQVVSHLTQSNVAPLPLEQLDYLSDTLKQDAAQKSLAKAKAASPPPQANPAACIACGTCVSKCPMDAIVIDPIPQISDDCIRCLMCVRSCPQHAFPFNQQAYEEKIRAMRSCSDEAMESEIFL; this is encoded by the coding sequence ATGATCGAACACCGCATTGTCTTTCTCTCTCCGGCCGGAACTACAGCTCTAAGCGCGGACATGATCGCTGACGCGCTCCGCCGACACCAGGTGCCGTTTAAGGTCGTGTCTCTTAATCATCGCTATCAGGCAGTAAAAAACGGTGAGATCTTTAAAGACTGGCCGAAACAGTGTTGTTTATGGATCGGCACCCCGGTCTATTGTGACCATGCCTTACCAATTATTGACGCGTTTATTGACGCGTTACCGCAAGGAACGACGGGCTACAGCATACCCTTTGCCACCTGGGGCGGTGTGACCAGCGGCACCACGTTGATGGAATTGGCACAGCGGCTTGAAAAGAACCACTATCCAGCCATTGCCGCCGCCAAAATCCTCGCGGTGCATTCCTGCATGTGGAAATGTGACAGTCCTTTGGCATCCGGCCATCCCGCTCAGCAGGAGGCGGACTTGCTGGAGTCGTTAGTCCGTCAAGTGGTGAGCCACCTCACGCAAAGCAACGTAGCGCCACTTCCTCTCGAACAGCTCGATTACCTGTCAGACACACTGAAGCAGGATGCGGCACAAAAATCCCTGGCCAAAGCCAAAGCGGCCTCGCCGCCGCCACAGGCAAACCCTGCGGCATGTATTGCCTGCGGAACCTGTGTCAGCAAGTGTCCCATGGATGCCATTGTGATCGATCCCATTCCGCAGATCTCTGACGACTGTATCCGTTGCCTGATGTGTGTGCGTTCCTGCCCACAACACGCCTTCCCGTTCAATCAACAGGCGTATGAAGAGAAAATCCGTGCGATGAGATCGTGTAGTGATGAAGCGATGGAATCAGAAATTTTTTTATAA
- the dinB gene encoding DNA polymerase IV — MHPQRKIIHIDMDAFYASVEQRDHPELRGKPVIVGGPPDSRGVVATCSYEARQFGIHSAMASSRAYRLCPQALFVRPRMDVYRQVSAQIRAIFQHYTDLIEPLSLDEAFLDLTMSDRQPNSATWIAREILNRIHRETALTASAGVSYNKFLAKVASDCHKPAGLTVITPDQASAFIGQLPIRRFFGVGKVTEKKMHRLGITCGADLLSYAEPELVRLFGKQGRFFYRIARGIDERPVVAHRQRKSIGNETTLSEDIRNRDQMLTILAALAEKIEGRMAHYQTSAYTITLKIKFSDFQQVTLSFTNEQPLHTADDMMAIATSLLHDSAAGERAVRLLGLTLSNLISLEANTTCGQLTLPFHNQAPENSPSHHVHHSHEVYS; from the coding sequence ATGCACCCACAACGCAAAATTATTCATATCGACATGGACGCCTTTTATGCATCTGTGGAACAACGCGATCATCCTGAATTGCGCGGCAAGCCGGTCATCGTTGGCGGGCCACCGGATTCGCGGGGTGTTGTGGCCACCTGTTCTTATGAAGCCAGACAATTCGGCATTCACTCGGCCATGGCGTCTTCACGTGCGTACCGATTGTGCCCCCAAGCACTTTTTGTTCGCCCACGCATGGACGTGTACCGGCAGGTTTCCGCGCAGATCCGCGCCATCTTCCAGCACTACACCGATCTGATTGAGCCGTTATCCCTCGATGAAGCCTTTCTCGATCTGACCATGAGCGACAGGCAGCCCAACTCCGCCACCTGGATTGCCCGGGAGATTCTCAACCGTATCCACCGGGAAACGGCGCTCACGGCTTCGGCCGGGGTTTCCTACAATAAATTTCTCGCCAAGGTGGCGTCCGACTGTCACAAACCGGCCGGATTAACGGTGATTACGCCCGATCAGGCCAGCGCGTTTATCGGCCAACTGCCCATTCGCCGTTTCTTCGGTGTCGGTAAGGTGACGGAAAAAAAAATGCACCGCCTCGGCATCACCTGTGGTGCGGACCTGCTCTCTTATGCCGAACCCGAACTGGTTCGTCTGTTCGGCAAGCAGGGGCGTTTTTTCTACCGCATTGCCCGCGGTATCGATGAGCGTCCGGTGGTTGCACACCGCCAGCGCAAATCCATCGGCAATGAAACCACACTGAGTGAGGACATCCGTAATCGCGACCAGATGCTCACCATCCTCGCGGCTCTGGCGGAAAAAATTGAAGGACGCATGGCTCACTACCAGACGTCCGCCTACACCATCACCCTGAAAATCAAATTTTCGGATTTTCAGCAGGTGACTCTGAGTTTTACCAACGAACAGCCCCTCCATACGGCTGACGACATGATGGCAATCGCGACAAGTCTGTTGCACGATTCTGCCGCCGGCGAACGCGCCGTGCGCCTGCTGGGGCTGACCCTGTCCAACCTGATATCCCTGGAGGCCAACACCACCTGCGGCCAGCTGACCTTGCCTTTTCACAATCAAGCGCCAGAAAACTCTCCATCACACCATGTTCACCACTCACACGAGGTTTACTCATGA
- a CDS encoding metallophosphoesterase has product MFSVIFLSVCTLMQLYIFRRIHSVLSLWHLRPHRWLWWAGGLIWGLFTICWLLHSKAFIFHHWSEWLWSQWLGVMFLLFVPLLLIDLITLFGMLLRRRQRAMRTTALVLGLLLCIVATVQGTRAPLITRHDLTIASLPDNLDGISIVAASDLHLGPILDHHWLEQRLAQIRALSPDMVVFVGDIFEMNGDEAGALIDRFNTLQAPLGVWGVSGNHEYYGRNKLALFEQAGIQRLQNTWQSVVPGLIIAGVDDLTVAQRRGQVDNFVETALNGRPQETTILLSHTPWQIEQAVANGADVIISGHTHNGQIWPFNYLVERSYPYMQGHYPIGTAHLLVGRGTGTWGPRMRLWQPAEILHIVLHSAQHARVARTTTAQ; this is encoded by the coding sequence ATGTTCAGTGTGATTTTTCTCAGCGTGTGTACGCTGATGCAGCTGTACATTTTCCGACGCATCCATAGCGTACTCAGTCTGTGGCACCTTCGGCCGCATCGCTGGTTATGGTGGGCCGGCGGTCTGATCTGGGGGCTGTTTACGATATGCTGGCTGCTCCACTCCAAAGCCTTCATTTTCCACCACTGGTCGGAATGGCTGTGGAGTCAATGGCTGGGCGTCATGTTTTTACTCTTTGTTCCCCTGCTGCTGATTGACCTCATCACCCTGTTCGGCATGCTGCTGCGCCGACGGCAACGCGCCATGCGCACAACCGCCCTGGTCTTGGGACTGCTGTTATGCATTGTCGCCACGGTCCAGGGCACCCGCGCCCCGCTCATCACCCGCCATGACCTGACCATTGCATCTTTGCCCGACAACCTCGACGGCATATCCATTGTTGCGGCCAGCGATCTCCATCTCGGCCCGATCCTCGATCATCATTGGCTCGAACAACGACTGGCGCAGATTCGAGCATTATCACCGGACATGGTGGTGTTTGTCGGTGACATTTTTGAAATGAATGGTGACGAAGCCGGTGCGCTGATTGACCGCTTTAACACGCTGCAGGCGCCACTTGGCGTGTGGGGTGTCAGTGGCAACCATGAATATTACGGCAGAAACAAACTGGCATTATTCGAACAAGCCGGCATCCAGCGCCTGCAAAACACCTGGCAATCGGTCGTTCCCGGACTGATCATTGCCGGAGTTGATGATCTGACCGTGGCGCAGCGCCGTGGCCAGGTCGACAATTTTGTCGAAACCGCCCTAAACGGCCGTCCGCAAGAAACAACCATCCTGCTCAGCCACACACCCTGGCAGATTGAACAGGCCGTGGCCAACGGGGCGGATGTCATCATCAGCGGCCATACCCACAATGGTCAGATCTGGCCATTCAACTACCTGGTCGAACGAAGCTACCCCTACATGCAGGGCCACTACCCGATCGGCACCGCTCACTTGCTGGTTGGTCGCGGCACCGGAACCTGGGGACCACGCATGCGGTTGTGGCAACCGGCGGAAATTCTTCACATTGTCCTGCACAGTGCTCAACATGCCCGTGTGGCCCGAACAACCACTGCGCAGTGA
- a CDS encoding transporter substrate-binding domain-containing protein has protein sequence MTARQSMCCSLFLILTTVLCPAMSLAESPEPVSIQLKWHHSFQFAGYYAAIEKGFYAEEGLEVRLVERNMNGKHNIQSVVDGDCQYGTADMGLLLSYTKGAPVVWLTQIFQHSPLILLTLSQSNIFSPYELTGKTVAYDLESAGNAQIQMLLNRTLGTDSHQFKAVPINYDLNRLIRGDIDATAAYLSDQPFALKQLGHDVNIIDPRSYGIDFYGDNLFTSHDELLHHPQRVDKMIRATLKGWNYALDHPQEIIDLILTKYNSRHLTREHLSYEAKVTDRMIMRELVPLGSMDPRRIEAILRAYVQLGRLPDSHIPQTLFYGLSPAKINLTSEEKQWLLRHPHISFVMGESLEPIVIKQPDGSFAGIIPDFLNYLGDMIGQKLYLVTETDLKQTYQRVSDSDQFGVAVTLDSPERRRSFLFTDAYYQTPLIVFTHKNKVDKIAELADLKGKKVALVQGHASTEHYLQQVKGVSIVYTSTPEEQLQQLQYGEVDAIVGYTNYHYLIEKHLYTNLIPAFSTEEQFPIYMGVKPQYAPLVGILNKAIATIGDQQRSQIISHWLNQHMPVQQDKKNLPLSDEEKLYLSRLRSIRVCGQVNSMPYEQIDDEGNYYGIVADYMNLFSAQLQVPIEVVATENDLDSLSALSQNRCDVVAAHALEDNEPPHYLATQPYLDSPQVFAVPSASPPVSDFNALTSGRIGVVIHSAEASFLSETYPHINLITVASIRQGLQMVANHELDAFVGVLGSISYSIQKLALSSVKIGGAIPRNESLAILVSQDQAPLLSIFNKAIRHLSPQDRKQIISRWISVTYDNGLNYRTLAKFGGAVLMIVGFLLYRQYLIRRSNLALMAAHQELEEKNRELNRLSMTDKLTGLLNRHAIEPIIDHEIGRHKRSNHPVSLLIVDLDHFKQINDTYGHAAGDSVLKAVATALAAVTRSSDSLARWGGEEFLMVAGDTRILKATAMAEKIRQTIAGLDIDDIPITASIGVAEFNTEETFHQWYERCDKALYQAKSSGRNCVKVAQLARSEVSAPMSISNVLQLSWNHKFCCGYDAIDEQHMGLFTLGNELIEAFLMCQEKSRVHAKLEELYQKNCEHFRFEEQLLEEVHYPNRTEHRHEHRLMEEKLLQLLEDYRENPADYSDLLHYISIDLISGHLLCTDSDYFPYLLNHTPHPLRIPRS, from the coding sequence ATGACCGCCCGGCAGTCCATGTGTTGTTCACTGTTTTTAATCCTGACAACAGTGTTGTGCCCGGCGATGTCACTGGCAGAAAGTCCGGAACCGGTCTCCATTCAATTGAAATGGCATCATTCGTTTCAGTTCGCCGGCTATTATGCCGCCATTGAAAAAGGTTTCTATGCTGAAGAGGGCCTGGAGGTGCGGCTCGTCGAACGTAACATGAACGGCAAGCACAATATTCAATCCGTCGTTGATGGAGACTGTCAATACGGTACGGCGGATATGGGGCTGCTGCTCAGTTATACGAAAGGGGCGCCTGTCGTCTGGCTGACACAAATTTTCCAGCACTCGCCACTGATTTTACTCACCCTGAGTCAGTCCAATATTTTCAGCCCTTACGAACTGACCGGAAAAACCGTGGCCTACGATCTGGAAAGTGCCGGAAATGCTCAGATCCAGATGCTGCTCAACCGCACCTTAGGCACCGACAGCCATCAATTTAAAGCGGTTCCGATCAATTACGATCTCAATCGTCTGATCCGTGGTGACATCGATGCCACGGCGGCCTATCTGAGCGATCAGCCGTTTGCCCTGAAACAGCTGGGCCATGACGTCAACATTATTGATCCACGCAGCTACGGCATTGATTTTTACGGGGACAATCTGTTTACCAGTCACGACGAGTTACTCCATCACCCACAACGTGTTGATAAAATGATCCGGGCAACTCTGAAAGGCTGGAATTATGCTCTGGATCATCCGCAGGAAATCATTGATCTGATCCTGACCAAATACAATAGCCGACACCTCACCCGAGAGCACCTGAGCTACGAAGCCAAGGTGACGGACCGCATGATCATGCGCGAGCTTGTCCCTCTGGGCAGCATGGATCCGCGGCGAATCGAAGCGATCTTGCGCGCTTATGTCCAATTGGGTCGCCTCCCGGACAGTCATATACCACAAACGCTTTTTTACGGTCTTTCCCCGGCGAAAATTAATCTGACCAGCGAGGAAAAGCAGTGGCTGCTGCGGCACCCGCACATCAGTTTTGTGATGGGCGAAAGCCTGGAGCCGATCGTGATTAAACAGCCTGACGGTTCCTTTGCCGGCATCATCCCTGATTTTTTGAATTATCTGGGTGACATGATCGGTCAGAAATTATATCTGGTCACTGAAACCGACCTGAAACAGACGTATCAACGCGTTAGTGACAGCGATCAATTCGGTGTTGCCGTCACTCTGGACAGCCCGGAAAGACGACGGTCATTTCTGTTTACCGATGCGTATTATCAGACCCCGTTGATTGTGTTCACCCACAAAAACAAAGTCGACAAGATTGCAGAATTGGCTGACCTGAAGGGAAAAAAAGTGGCCCTTGTCCAAGGTCATGCCTCGACGGAGCACTATCTGCAACAGGTCAAAGGGGTCTCGATTGTTTACACCAGCACCCCGGAAGAACAACTGCAGCAACTCCAATATGGCGAAGTGGATGCGATTGTCGGTTACACGAATTATCACTATCTGATTGAAAAACACCTCTACACCAATCTGATTCCGGCATTTTCCACCGAAGAACAGTTCCCCATTTATATGGGCGTTAAACCACAATATGCGCCCTTGGTGGGTATTCTCAACAAAGCCATTGCCACGATCGGCGACCAACAGCGTTCACAAATTATCTCCCACTGGCTTAACCAGCACATGCCCGTTCAACAGGATAAAAAGAACCTTCCCTTGAGTGATGAAGAGAAGCTCTATCTCTCCCGACTCAGGTCGATCAGGGTCTGCGGCCAAGTCAATTCCATGCCCTATGAACAGATTGATGACGAAGGCAACTATTACGGAATTGTCGCTGACTATATGAATCTGTTTTCCGCCCAGCTTCAGGTGCCCATCGAAGTGGTTGCCACTGAAAATGATCTCGACAGTCTGTCCGCACTGAGTCAAAACCGCTGTGATGTGGTTGCCGCTCACGCACTTGAAGACAATGAGCCTCCCCATTATCTGGCGACACAACCCTACCTGGATTCACCGCAGGTCTTTGCCGTGCCCAGTGCATCACCGCCGGTAAGTGATTTCAACGCATTGACCTCGGGTCGCATCGGCGTTGTAATCCATTCCGCTGAAGCATCTTTTCTCAGTGAGACCTATCCGCACATCAACCTGATTACGGTGGCCTCAATCCGGCAAGGCCTGCAAATGGTCGCCAATCATGAACTGGATGCGTTTGTCGGTGTGCTCGGCAGCATCAGCTATTCCATCCAGAAGCTGGCATTATCCTCGGTTAAAATCGGCGGAGCCATTCCGCGTAACGAGAGTCTGGCCATCCTGGTCAGTCAGGATCAGGCCCCGTTACTGTCAATTTTCAATAAGGCAATTCGCCATTTAAGCCCACAGGACCGTAAACAGATTATCAGTCGCTGGATCAGTGTCACCTACGATAACGGCCTCAATTATCGAACCCTGGCCAAGTTCGGTGGCGCGGTCTTGATGATTGTCGGTTTTCTGCTCTATCGTCAGTACCTGATCCGCCGCAGCAACTTGGCCTTGATGGCCGCCCATCAGGAGCTGGAGGAAAAAAACCGCGAACTGAACCGACTGTCCATGACGGATAAACTGACCGGTTTGCTGAACCGGCATGCCATTGAACCGATTATCGACCATGAGATCGGCCGCCACAAACGGTCCAATCATCCGGTCAGCCTGCTGATTGTCGATCTGGACCACTTTAAACAGATCAACGACACTTACGGTCATGCCGCGGGAGATTCCGTCCTCAAAGCAGTGGCAACAGCCCTGGCTGCCGTGACCCGCAGTTCAGACAGCCTGGCGCGTTGGGGCGGCGAGGAATTTCTGATGGTGGCGGGAGATACACGAATTCTTAAAGCCACCGCCATGGCCGAAAAAATACGCCAGACCATCGCCGGACTGGATATCGACGACATCCCGATTACCGCCAGCATTGGTGTCGCGGAATTCAATACGGAGGAGACATTCCATCAATGGTACGAACGATGCGACAAAGCCCTGTATCAGGCAAAAAGCTCGGGACGCAATTGTGTCAAAGTGGCCCAGTTGGCTCGGAGCGAGGTCAGTGCGCCAATGTCGATCAGCAATGTTCTGCAATTGTCGTGGAATCATAAATTCTGCTGCGGCTATGATGCGATTGATGAACAGCATATGGGTCTTTTTACCTTAGGCAATGAACTCATCGAAGCCTTTCTGATGTGTCAGGAGAAGAGCCGTGTTCATGCCAAGCTCGAAGAACTGTATCAAAAGAACTGTGAGCATTTCCGTTTTGAGGAACAACTGCTTGAAGAGGTGCACTATCCCAACCGGACTGAGCATCGTCATGAACACCGGCTGATGGAAGAAAAGCTGTTGCAATTGCTGGAAGACTACCGTGAGAATCCAGCGGATTACAGCGATCTGCTGCACTATATCTCCATTGACCTGATCTCCGGGCATCTGCTCTGTACCGATAGTGATTATTTTCCCTATCTGCTCAACCACACGCCCCATCCACTACGTATCCCCCGTTCCTGA